The region GCTGGCCTTCTGCCTGGCACGCGTGCAATTGCCGGGGCGGTCCTTGCTGCTGACCCTTGCGTCGCTGCCCCTGGGTTTGCCGTCTTTCGTGGCGGCCTATGCGCTGGTGCTGCTGTTCGGCCATGCCGGCGTGGTGACCACCGCGCTGCGCGGAATCGGCATACCCATCGGGTCGATCTACGGCATGCCGGGCATCGTCATCGTCTTCGCGCTGACGCTATATCCCTATGTGCTGATGCCCACCATCGCCGGCTTCAAGGCCATCGACATTTCGGTGGAGGAAGCCGCGCGCAATCTGGGCGGATCGCGTTTTTATGTGTTCCGCACGGTATTGCTGCCGGTGGTAGCGCCGGCGGTGCTGGCCGGCGCCTTGCTGGTGTTCATCGAGGCGCTGGAGAATTTCGGCGTGCCGGCGGTGTTGGCGGAGGATAAGCCCTTTCTGGCGGTGGATATCTTCAAGCTGTTCGCCGGCGAGGCCGACAGCAATCCGGCCGCGGCCGGCGCCTTGAGCGTGCTGCTGATCGCCGGCACCTCCGTGGTGTTGATGATCCAGCGGCGCTACCTGGGCAAGCGCCGGTTCACGACCAATGCGCGGTCGGTACCGCCGCCGCTGCCCTTGTCGCGCGGCTGGCGCATCGCCGCCGCGGCGTATTGCTGGGGCATGGTGGCAATAGCCCTGCTGCCCTTCGCCGCGGTGCTGATGATTTCCTTCCTGCATTTCCGCGGGCCCGTGCTGCACTGGCAAGCCAGCCTGGGCAATTACTCGGAACTGCTGGCGGGGTCCTACCAGCCGCTGTACAACACGCTGATCCTGGCGACCGTCACCGCCGCTGTCGCGACCGTGATCGGCGCGCCCATCGGCTACGTGGTCGCGCGCCATCGCAGCCGTCTGACCGGCGTGCTGGACATGGTGGGCATGGTGCCCTTCGCGGTGTCGGGCACGGTACTGGGCATAGGCCTGATCCTGGCATTCAACGACCGGCCCTTGATGTTGACGGGCGGCTGGTTGATCCTGGTGATTGCCTACGTCGTGCGCAAGCTGCCCTTCGCCATCCGGTCCTCGTCGGCGATCGTGCACCAGATCGATCCGAGCCTGGAAGAAGCGTCCATCAACCTGGGCGTATCTCCCATGCGTACGTTCGCCACCCTGACCGTGCCGCTGATGATGAGCGGCCTGGTCGGCAGCGTGATTTTGGTG is a window of Bordetella sp. N DNA encoding:
- a CDS encoding iron ABC transporter permease; translated protein: MKQFRLSITAIALVLLAIFLLYPLALVLDASLRIEGSGGITLANYAKIFSSTYYTNSVVNSLIAAVLATLCATALAVPLAFCLARVQLPGRSLLLTLASLPLGLPSFVAAYALVLLFGHAGVVTTALRGIGIPIGSIYGMPGIVIVFALTLYPYVLMPTIAGFKAIDISVEEAARNLGGSRFYVFRTVLLPVVAPAVLAGALLVFIEALENFGVPAVLAEDKPFLAVDIFKLFAGEADSNPAAAGALSVLLIAGTSVVLMIQRRYLGKRRFTTNARSVPPPLPLSRGWRIAAAAYCWGMVAIALLPFAAVLMISFLHFRGPVLHWQASLGNYSELLAGSYQPLYNTLILATVTAAVATVIGAPIGYVVARHRSRLTGVLDMVGMVPFAVSGTVLGIGLILAFNDRPLMLTGGWLILVIAYVVRKLPFAIRSSSAIVHQIDPSLEEASINLGVSPMRTFATLTVPLMMSGLVGSVILVWITVASELSSTIVLYTSKWSTMTVRMYQTLEGTAPGTATAAAAILILFTAVPLLLVNRRLRRQDGTLL